CTAGGAAACACTGCTGCACTTCAGACAAAGCCAATGAGGACTGTTCTGTCACACCAGCAGTTAAGGATCACATACGCTGGCCATACCACTGGGTTTTCCCACCAGTCTGGCTGGCAGAAGTGTTGTAGGTGGGCTGTGGGGCAATGGAGCACAGAAGGAAGACCAGGAACATTGTAACCTCACACAGCCCTTTCCTAGGGGGATGTCTGCAGCCCAATTTCTGAGTGTTCCCCAAAGCTTTTCTGTGAAATGAGCTGATTTTTGCCAAATCAGAAAAGGCCACAAACCAAGTGCTTCAGCTCAGGCTCCAAGACTCAGGCTCATTCCTGCAGTCACCATGACCTGACACCTGGATCAGCTAAAGAAGTGATGGCCTTGGAACAAGCTTGTGGTTTGTTCTGGGCTTCAATGAGCAGTGCAGTTGGAGCCGGCTCTAGAGGGCAGCTGGGACGCAGCTCCTTGAGAGGAGGCACCAGTGGCTTGTCCATTACCTGCTGCTGGTTGTGAGAGACTGATGTGTTCCAACGGGGCCAGCactcctgcagtgctggctgctcttGCTTGTGCTGTTGGATTTCTGGCTGGTTTGAGTCTCCTTTTCACAGACccttaaaataactttttgctATGCCTGCAAACAGAAATGGTGAAAGCAATTCTGCTCATGGCAGTTGATAGACACCATGCCCTCATGTCTGTTGCCCATGTGCCACCTCAGCTCCTGAAAAGGCTGGGCAGATGTTGTGGATCACAGGTGGATTTTGGACCTGTGTCCTCGATTGCAAGGCAATGTGTGTTCTATTTGCCATCTTTTAGAGGTCTGACAGTTAgcttctgttaattgggcagttcTCTTCATCTCTTCCACAAACCAGTCCTCCCTCTGGGGTGACATTAGTTGTTAATGGGCtgttgaatgtcactgcatgactgataaaaattacagcatcccattgtgagatgcccCGCCCAGATGGAGGAGCCAAGGATTCTTaactggatataatctgagttTTTGGGACACCAGATCAACCTTTCCACTGGATTCtcagaggaacagctgccttTTTtgctggatcttcagaggaagactacactcttctacaggatcactgctccaacagaaccacatctgccACTCCAGGaagactgcagccaccattccaattggactgctaccaacaccctgaccaacagggtgtcaggttgtattctgactctgtcagtggtttttcttttgtattattgcacgttttgttttggttttttcccttttcctaatGAATTGTATTACTTGGAgtctctcactggttttgctttcaaaccagaacaacCTGCCTGTAGGTTCAGCTTGAGGTGGAGAAAGGGCTTAGCTTTGGCAGCTGCCTGATGTTTTACAGGACAGGGCAACCACAAGGCTACCCCTCTAGTAGAGAAGTTCCCCGCTGTCTTTCCTTCCATTGAAAATGTGAAGGGTCTCCCTGCCCTTGTCCACCAGAGATGCACAGAAGTTCTGCCACCTCCTCAAAGCTCCTGGGTAATGAGAGGCCAGTTTTTAGTATAATCCTCATGTAGGTTTTTAGTCCAATCCTTACATGGAGCTTTGCACTAAATCAGCCCTGTGGGAAGATAGAGACCAGAGGAACAGGCAGGTCTGCTTTGGGAGCCCTGCAGCGGCAGGAGGCAGAGATGGGAGGCTCCCTGTCCTGATtctgtcccagtgctggtttgATGTGGGTACTGAACACCACTGGCAGATTGAGCAGAACTGGTCCATGGAGACAGTGCcaagctggggctgtgtggagcacggctctggctctgccacaCCCATGGACTGTCTGCGGGACACCCAAAAtaaaagagatgggaaaagttGAATTAGTTGCTGAGGTTATTGCTTTTAGAGGTCCTGTTGTCCTATACCATTTGTCAGCCATGGTGAACAGTGGCAACAATTGGTTGTGGATGCAGTGGGTTGGGGAAACCAGCTCAGGCATTCATCATCCCATGACGAGGGAACAGGAAGGAGCATGGGTGTTCTGAGTGAGGTGGACCACATAGGGACCTGACCAGAGTTGATTGCTTACAGGTAGCCATGCAGGAAAGCTTTTGGGACATATGGAGTTCACTCATCAGCTTGACTATTCCTTGCAAAGCAGGGGACACCAGCTGAGGACTCTGTCCAGGCCGCGAGGATTTGAACCTgcatctcctgccccagcctctgcCTGGACCTTCCTCTCTCTCACCATGTAAACTATCCATTTTGTCTGAAGTGCTTAGTGTTTACAGGTACCATAAAGGGAGCTTGTGTCTGAGGACTGGAGGACTATGTGACCTCTGCTGGCACAGATCAGGGCTGGATGCCGGCAGAGATCGAGGCCCAAAGTCATGAAGGTGTTAGGAAGGTGAAGGCTCTTaaaagctgcagcttctccccaagAAGAACTTGTGGGTTACATCAGTTCACCTCCGCTCACAGACACATTTCTTCCATCTCGTCTGTGTCACATCTGGTCTTTTGTTCAGATTACAAATGAGGTGGGAGACCAGGTGGTCCATGAGGGATGTAGAGGGTGTGGAATGGAGGAGGGGGTGGGGCCCTTCCTTTTCAGTGAGCTGCTGGATTGCCTCAGCTGCCTTGAAACAGGCTTCCCTGAAACAACATGGCCGTGGTGCCTGCTGGGGAAGACAAGGGCACTGCAAGTGCAGACAGTCCCCAAATACTGGGCTAGGGTGTCCCCTGGTGGGTGTTACCTCCTTGCTCTGGGACATGTGCATCAGACCCCATAACCTCAGGGATCACAGAAAGGCGTGTAGAGCCTCCTCTGCAAATGGACAGCCCTGTAAAGAATGAGGAGGTGAGGAATTTTCagccttctcccttctcctagCTAAATCGGGATGTCTGGGTGCGGTGATGTAGAAACGTCTGCttgtctgtgtgtccctcccAGCCACTccctggatggggctgtgcttgCTCTGGCCAAGGGCACAGGGTGAGGGTGGGCacccatccctggagatatGTTAGCCAGTTCCCAGCCTCTGGTGCTCTGGTCAACAAAGAAGGGGTGAGAAACTGTCCCAAAGTAGAAGGTACCCAGAAGTGGAATTCTGCTGTGATGATGGCACACTGACCTGGTGAGTCACTCAGCTCCCATCCTTGTGTGCACCTTAGGAGCAGTCTGGAGGTCAGCTAGGCCTGTGGGACCTGCAGCAGCACTCGGACATAAACAAGTGCAAGCAAGGTGAAGCACAGTGGGGAGAGCAGGACACAAAGCTCATCCCTGGCCTGCTGCACATTGGTGTGGAGGGTGGAGACCATGTCCAGATGAATTTGTAATGCTCCTGCCCCAGagtgggatgctgcagcagctctgcagactgCAGGGCCCTCATGGGGGCTGTGTTGAGGCAGCTGAGGGCTCTGGCAGAGGCCTAGAGACAGGAAAAGACCCTGTTGGCACAGACTCTCCTTTCCACTGCCATACAGGCCCCAGAGTGGCGAGGCAGGGAGGAGTGGAGGGTCTCAGGCAGGGAATTGCTTCAGCCAAGCACTGAGGCCTTCGTGACTGCTatctggggctgctccttggGTGCATTGCCCTGCCATGAGTGTGATTCTCTCTGTTGGAATGtagggaagcagagctgctaAGCTCAGGGCCAGCTTCCCAATAGCACCACAACAGCCAGGCCCTTGAGGGGAAATAGCTGAAGGACACCTCACTGGGAATTTCCTCCCTGTTTCTCAGGAATATTGGCTAAATGCAGACCTTTGCCCTTGGACCTCAGGCCCTTGCCTGAGCCAGGTCAGCCATTTCTGTGATGATAGAGATCCTGGTCCAAGCCAGGATCTCCTCCCCTGAGCTGCCTCATCACTGTAGGTTTTGCCAGTGTTCATCTGGTCACTGTCCCTGCTTTGCTCCCATGTACCACTGGCCTGTCCTGTGCTGGATAGGGCAGTGCCCTCCCAGCTCAGTTCCTGCTCAGCTGTCCTatgacagctcctgctgctctctgacagGGAGTCGTGTGGAGTGCACAACTCTGCTCATGCTGAGCATAAATAAAGGATTTACAGGTGACACCTGAACTCCTttgcagagaaagcagagaagaTCCAAACTGATCCTTCCACTTGCTCAACAGCGAAGCTTGCTAAACAAGACAAAAATGCTGGCTACTTCAGGCCTCCCTACCTCAAATTCCCTATAAAATTTGGTCTCAGCATGATAGAGGCTGAAGAATGAAAGATAGGACTGGTTACACTAAGGAAAATGCCCAGAGACAGTATGGTCTAGCTAAAGAAAGCACAAACAAGGCCTTGGAAATAAACTCTTTATTGCCACCACAAGGATGTGGTCTGTGTTTGCTGTCTGAGGGCTCTTCAGCTCTCCAGTCACACACCTCACTTGCATCAGATGAACTTTGGGCGCTTTGCttggtgctgtgctctggcctgggctggagggatggCCTGCGAAGGCAATGGGTCCACGGTAGGGAGAATGTCCTCAGTGGCACAGCTCTCCATTCCACCTTGGGATGTGGGTGGGTTTGCAACAGGCCCTTGAAAGTTCTTGTTgagggctgctgcaggccctGGTTGACTGATCCGCTCTAATACTGAGTCAGCAATCCGATTTGACATGGTCCTTATTTCCAAAGTGTTGGCTAAGGCTGTTGACTTTAggctcctttttctttccaagttcTCCTTCACCATTGCTTTTAGGCTCTGCTGTTCAGATGCTCTGGGGAATCCTTGTCCAGCTTCCATGCCCTGCCTTGGACATGTTTGGGATGACTGCACTTGTCTGTTGGAGACATTTCCCCCAGGAAGCTCCAGGATTTCAGTGTACTCACCGCCAGTGTCTTGTTCAAACTGAGAAGTTACAGAGGATTCCAAGGTGTAGTGAACACTCTCAACAACTTCTCTGGTGAGTGTGTCAAGGGAGGTCTTTGAAAGTACTCTGTCTGCAGTGTCCTTGGATTTGTCTGCTTGGGTGGCTCTTCCAGCAAGAGGCAGGTCCTCCCACTTGGCTGCCACCCCTGCCTCAGCAGCTTTGGATGTGCTGGATGCCAGACGGTCCCCCAAGATCTCCAACACTGTTGCTACAAGCTCTTTCGCCATCACTTCCATTTTCTGATGGTGATCTAGAGAAGTATCCAAAAGTTCTACTCTCGTGCGGCCTAAAAGTCTTTCTCTGATTCCCTGGGCAACCCTCTGTAAAAAGCTGCCATGCTGATTCCTAGGAATCTTCAACCTCTCAAACACTCTGTACACCACAGTCTCAACCAGCTCTTCAAGCTTCTTGGCTTCTGCTGCAGTTAGTTGCTCAAACATAGCATTCAAGAGGCCTTTGTCAGTGCCATCTGGCTTCCTCTGGGagtcagcagcagtgctggcatcCTTCTGCCCCAGCTTAGCTCTGGAGTAAGTTTGGCCCTtgttcagagctgctctccctttTCTGCATGCCCCCAGTTTTTGGCTCTTGGGTACGCTGGAAGGCTTTTGAGGCTGCAGCTTCCCCTGACAGGAAGTGTTGGTGATTCTTGGCAGGCTGGGGCCATGCTTAAATTTGGCCCAGGATgacacaaggggaaaaaaagtgacaagtgaaaaaaaaaagtgacatcTTCCTGAAAAATGACACCAGGTTGTGGGTCATGTTGCTCAACCCCTGCATGCTGAGGATTCCCGCAGGCCCAGGCCAGCACTCTGCTTCAGCCAGGCACGAGGGCAGGGGAGAAgggcttccctcagcacagTGTGTGCCTGCACATGGCCCTGCTGCCCGtgcccagctcagtgccctgtgctggctcagctcccagccctggagtcCTTTCCCCACCACAGCGCCCGGCCCAGCAGCACCGCCCTGCACAGTCCCATGCCCCTGAACACAACGCTTTGCCTACTTCTTGCTGCCCCAAGATCTGCTCTGACCGTAGCTTGATCCTGGTCAGGTACTGCCTGTACTCGTTGAACTCCTTCACAGTGCAAATCACCTATGGAGGGACGAGGGCAGAATCCCCCAAAAACTGTCAAGCCATGCAGTCGGCCTTCCCCAAAACAGCCCGAGCCcagtgggagaggagctgccccCAAGCCCTCTCCCCATACCCTGGTGTTGGGGCCACTGCTGTCCCCCCAACCAGGGCTGAACAGGCAGCGTGGGGCAGGCTGAGAAGGGCAGGACTGGGCTTGGCAGGAGGGTgttggtgctgctcctgctcccagggacaccaacgcacagccctgtcctctggcagcagcagcagctgcagcaagggcTGTGGGAGCCCTGCTTGAAGTGGGCTGTTCTTGATCAGCCTGATGTCCAAACCTACCTTGTTTTCTCTGGTGACAAAGCCCCGTTTCTTCAGCAAATGCAGCACATCCTTGCGCTTGTGGTAGTCCTGAAGGACAGGGTCATGCAGGCAGTTGTATGCTGGGCTGAGGTGGTGGCAGTAGGGATCATCCAGAGTGAAACAAGGAAGCGGCCGGTGGAGCTGTAAGAGAGAGTTTCCAGGGGATGAGGAGGCAGGAGAGTGGAGCAAAGAGGTACCACATGGTACCTGTGAAAAGGTAAAGGTCTTCTCCATCCTTCTGTAGGCACAGAGACCTGCACAGACAGACtacagggctgggctgtgatgGGTGAAGGGAGAAAAGACAAACTGCACAGCAACCCCACCAGCAAATAGGTATCTTAGGCCACCAGGAAGAACTGCAGATCCATCCGCAAATTAACCTTCAAAGGTTCCAATGCAACCAGTGGAGAGTGGATGAAACCAGTCTCCTTGGGTTAGGCAGGCCCAAGGGCTGTGTTGGCTACCTCCACCTCCAGAAAATCTCTATCGTGGGAAGCTGCAGCGCAAACTGGAGGACAACAGTGTGTGTATACCCCAGGCAGGGAAGCCAGGTTATTCCAAAGGTGCCAAGAAGGCAAGCAGAAGGTTGGAATCTCCCTCACAAGTGCCCCAGGGGGCCTGACATTGTGGGATGAGCTGGAGGACTGAGCTGCCTTGGCACCCAGACACACACAGCTGTCTGCTGAAGGCAGGGGCCCGGCCACACACATGCACAGTGCCAGAAACCAGTGCAAAGATGGACAAGTGCTTTCTCCTCTGTATTCCAGGGAGCCTGGAGTTTCTCTTGCCCAGTCCTGTCCAGTtgaagggctgcagctcctgctgtagAGCAGGTGGCCTCAAGAAAATCTTTGCATGATAGGGACTCTATGAAAGAGATTTTCTATCCCTTTCTATTTCCTTTACCTTTTCACCCAGCTTTCCCCTGCAGAAGACAGGCTTGGATCCAGGTGCCACAGGGATCTTGACTGCGAGTGGGAGGTTCAGCAGTTCAGGGTCCATTTTCCTGGTATCTCCTTCTCCCAGGTGTGGTCTTCTGGGGCTGAGATAGGAAGACACAGACACTCAGCTGTTGCCCAACAAGCCTCCTGCATGGCAGTCCTGGAGCCCTAGAGCATCACCCCATGTCCCAGgctccccagcagagccctctaTATTGGCCCAGTGGTCCCCTTCCCGCTAATTCCCAGGGCTCTCAGCAGTGCCTCTGCCTTTTGGCAGGACACCAGCAGTGGGACGGTGCTCCACAGCTCTTGCCAAGACCTCTCATGGTGTTGTGATCCCACTCTTACTCTTGCTCCAGagacacagcagctgcctccttgCTAAATATAGCCAAGGGCATTAAGGGCATTGTTACATCATGGTGATGTCACATCCCTGCATTGTCACATCATGTGCTGACATTGTGTCACACAGAATCTGCCCACCACGCCTGGGGGAGGTTGGTGCGCCCGGAGGCTCCTTTGGGCAGCCCTGTGGGCCACCCCCTCCGTGTGACCCAGCTGCGAGAGCTCCTGTCCACAGGCCCCTTGCCCCTCCCCTGTCGTGTCATTCTGTCAGGCACAGCCTCCTCACCAACTGGAAGGAATGGCAGGAATTGCCTCTCCAAAGATGCCCAGTTTGAGTtctgcttttcccctctttccctttttagGGCTTCTTCCCTGTCATGGCCAAGCAGATCTGGGGGAATTGCAGTAAACTGGATATTTGGCCCATCCCTGACAACATCTAATTCCTGGTTCACATTTCGAGAAACAGTAGAGAAATGGAGGCTGAGGGGAAGCCCTCTCCTCTTTCAGCAGGCTCCCATTCAGCCCAGACACCTTTCTGCCGCCTTCCCAgtctcccctgccctggcttCTGCCGTCCCCGTTTGCTCTCACTTCCTACCCCTTCTTGGCTGGATTTGGTGAGATCTCTGGTGCCCGTTCCTCCAGCCTGTCTGGTTCCTTGGGGCAGCTTTTACACTGCAGAGCCCCACCAGCCTCGCTCTTTGCACAAAGGCGAAGACAGGCAGAGCAATCTGTTGGAGATGCAGTGATTGATCCCCACGGGGCTCTCGGGAAACAGCgaggggcacagcccagggatgaTGTTCCTGGGCTCCCAAAGCCGTTTCTGGCACacgctccagctgcagctcttctccATCTTggccaggggaggagcagcatcggctgtgccccagcttccctgtgccccgggtcctgctcagcccccagggctgtgagccCCATACCACATTCAGCTGGTGAAATCCCTGCAGAGAAATCCTCTGAAGTTCACAGTGCAAAACTGCCGCAGCTCAGCAAGGGTGGGAGCAAGGAGGTCTCTGCCTAAAATCTTGGCCAGGCCTGATGGACAAAGGGGACAGAGGAAAGTAGCGCTGCCTGCCTCTGTTCTAAACAGTTTGGGCTCCTTCCTGGGCCAAAAAGCTTAGTTTG
This genomic window from Zonotrichia leucophrys gambelii isolate GWCS_2022_RI chromosome 20, RI_Zleu_2.0, whole genome shotgun sequence contains:
- the FSIP2 gene encoding fibrous sheath-interacting protein 2 isoform X1, encoding MGLTALGAEQDPGHREAGAQPMLLLPWPRWRRAAAGACARNGFGSPGTSSLGCAPRCFPRAPWGSITASPTDCSACLRLCAKSEAGGALQCKSCPKEPDRLEERAPEISPNPAKKGPRRPHLGEGDTRKMDPELLNLPLAVKIPVAPGSKPVFCRGKLGEKLHRPLPCFTLDDPYCHHLSPAYNCLHDPVLQDYHKRKDVLHLLKKRGFVTRENKVICTVKEFNEYRQYLTRIKLRSEQILGQQEHGPSLPRITNTSCQGKLQPQKPSSVPKSQKLGACRKGRAALNKGQTYSRAKLGQKDASTAADSQRKPDGTDKGLLNAMFEQLTAAEAKKLEELVETVVYRVFERLKIPRNQHGSFLQRVAQGIRERLLGRTRVELLDTSLDHHQKMEVMAKELVATVLEILGDRLASSTSKAAEAGVAAKWEDLPLAGRATQADKSKDTADRVLSKTSLDTLTREVVESVHYTLESSVTSQFEQDTGGEYTEILELPGGNVSNRQVQSSQTCPRQGMEAGQGFPRASEQQSLKAMVKENLERKRSLKSTALANTLEIRTMSNRIADSVLERISQPGPAAALNKNFQGPVANPPTSQGGMESCATEDILPTVDPLPSQAIPPAQARAQHQAKRPKFI
- the FSIP2 gene encoding fibrous sheath-interacting protein 2 isoform X3 gives rise to the protein MDPELLNLPLAVKIPVAPGSKPVFCRGKLGEKLHRPLPCFTLDDPYCHHLSPAYNCLHDPVLQDYHKRKDVLHLLKKRGFVTRENKVICTVKEFNEYRQYLTRIKLRSEQILGQQEHGPSLPRITNTSCQGKLQPQKPSSVPKSQKLGACRKGRAALNKGQTYSRAKLGQKDASTAADSQRKPDGTDKGLLNAMFEQLTAAEAKKLEELVETVVYRVFERLKIPRNQHGSFLQRVAQGIRERLLGRTRVELLDTSLDHHQKMEVMAKELVATVLEILGDRLASSTSKAAEAGVAAKWEDLPLAGRATQADKSKDTADRVLSKTSLDTLTREVVESVHYTLESSVTSQFEQDTGGEYTEILELPGGNVSNRQVQSSQTCPRQGMEAGQGFPRASEQQSLKAMVKENLERKRSLKSTALANTLEIRTMSNRIADSVLERISQPGPAAALNKNFQGPVANPPTSQGGMESCATEDILPTVDPLPSQAIPPAQARAQHQAKRPKFI
- the FSIP2 gene encoding fibrous sheath-interacting protein 2 isoform X2, which codes for MGLTALGAEQDPGHREAGAQPMLLLPWPRWRRAAAGACARNGFGSPGTSSLGCAPRCFPRAPWGSITASPTDCSACLRLCAKSEAGGALQCKSCPKEPDRLEERAPEISPNPAKKGPRRPHLGEGDTRKMDPELLNLPLAVKIPVAPGSKPVFCRGKLGEKLHRPLPCFTLDDPYCHHLSPAYNCLHDPVLQDYHKRKDVLHLLKKRGFVTRENKHGPSLPRITNTSCQGKLQPQKPSSVPKSQKLGACRKGRAALNKGQTYSRAKLGQKDASTAADSQRKPDGTDKGLLNAMFEQLTAAEAKKLEELVETVVYRVFERLKIPRNQHGSFLQRVAQGIRERLLGRTRVELLDTSLDHHQKMEVMAKELVATVLEILGDRLASSTSKAAEAGVAAKWEDLPLAGRATQADKSKDTADRVLSKTSLDTLTREVVESVHYTLESSVTSQFEQDTGGEYTEILELPGGNVSNRQVQSSQTCPRQGMEAGQGFPRASEQQSLKAMVKENLERKRSLKSTALANTLEIRTMSNRIADSVLERISQPGPAAALNKNFQGPVANPPTSQGGMESCATEDILPTVDPLPSQAIPPAQARAQHQAKRPKFI